One genomic window of Sphingobacterium oryzagri includes the following:
- the dnaB gene encoding replicative DNA helicase, whose translation MATESEFSNNMAGKSNFAKKRSNISNMIGGLGKIPPQALDLEEAVLGALMLEKNALSEIIDVLKPESFYKEAHQKIYEAIFSLFQQTSPIDLLTVTTELRKMGALEMVGGAYYITQLTDRVVSAANIEFHARIISQKYIQRELIKVSTEIINSSYDETADIFDLLDHAEKSLFDIAQNNLRRDSRKMDDIMREAINNLELLRDRTDGLTGIPSGLTALDRMTSGWQPSDLVIIAARPAMGKTAFVLSVARNAAVDHQRAVAVFSLEMSSVQLVNRLIAGETEIEQEKLKKGNLADHEWQQLHSRIGRLTEAPIIIDDTPALNVFEFRAKCRRLKAQHDIQMVIVDYLQLMHGKSEGKGGGGNREQEIGAISRALKSVAKELNIPVLALSQLSRAVESRPGNSKRPMLSDLRESGSIEQDADMVLFLYRPEYYGLTEDEEGRPTAGVGEVIIAKHRNGETGIVPLKFVGKFVKFVDLEEDFAGAGGDSFGAGQDSFSSAINPSDAFGNFGGGFDGGGITMPSRMNDMPDDAPF comes from the coding sequence ATGGCGACAGAGAGTGAATTTTCGAATAACATGGCGGGCAAATCCAATTTTGCTAAGAAAAGGTCTAACATAAGTAACATGATTGGAGGGCTGGGTAAAATTCCTCCGCAGGCTTTAGACCTAGAGGAGGCTGTTTTGGGCGCGCTTATGCTGGAGAAAAATGCACTCAGCGAGATTATCGATGTATTGAAGCCAGAGTCTTTTTACAAAGAAGCCCATCAAAAAATATACGAGGCTATTTTTAGTTTATTTCAGCAAACGTCTCCGATCGATCTATTGACGGTAACGACAGAACTCCGTAAAATGGGAGCGCTAGAGATGGTCGGTGGAGCCTATTATATTACACAACTTACGGATCGTGTGGTATCGGCGGCAAACATCGAATTTCACGCACGTATCATTTCCCAGAAATATATACAGCGCGAGCTCATCAAAGTTTCTACCGAGATCATCAATAGTTCGTATGACGAGACGGCCGATATTTTTGACTTGCTGGATCATGCTGAAAAATCGTTGTTTGATATTGCGCAAAACAACTTGCGCCGCGACTCTAGAAAGATGGATGACATCATGCGTGAGGCGATTAATAACCTGGAGCTTCTCCGTGATCGTACCGATGGTTTGACGGGTATTCCATCCGGACTTACGGCTTTAGACCGAATGACTTCCGGCTGGCAGCCTTCCGATTTGGTGATCATCGCGGCACGTCCGGCGATGGGTAAAACAGCCTTTGTACTTTCTGTAGCCAGAAATGCAGCGGTAGATCACCAGCGTGCTGTAGCTGTATTCTCGCTGGAGATGTCCTCCGTACAGTTGGTTAATCGTCTGATTGCCGGAGAAACGGAAATCGAACAAGAGAAACTTAAAAAAGGAAACCTTGCCGACCACGAGTGGCAGCAATTGCACTCACGCATCGGGCGGTTGACAGAAGCACCGATTATTATTGACGATACGCCTGCGCTAAACGTATTTGAGTTTCGAGCCAAATGTCGTCGGTTGAAAGCGCAGCATGATATTCAGATGGTCATCGTCGATTACTTACAGTTGATGCACGGTAAATCAGAAGGAAAAGGCGGCGGAGGTAACCGGGAGCAGGAAATTGGTGCGATATCGCGGGCGTTGAAATCTGTAGCGAAAGAACTTAATATCCCGGTCTTGGCGCTTTCGCAGTTAAGCCGTGCGGTAGAATCGCGACCAGGAAACAGTAAACGACCTATGCTATCGGATTTGCGGGAGTCAGGATCAATTGAGCAGGATGCGGATATGGTGTTATTCCTTTACCGCCCGGAATATTACGGATTGACAGAGGACGAAGAAGGACGCCCAACAGCCGGAGTCGGTGAAGTCATTATTGCGAAACACCGTAACGGTGAAACGGGTATCGTGCCGTTGAAATTTGTCGGTAAATTTGTGAAATTCGTGGATTTGGAAGAAGATTTTGCAGGTGCCGGTGGCGATTCATTTGGCGCTGGGCAGGACAGCTTCAGCTCGGCGATTAATCCGTCAGATGCTTTCGGTAATTTCGGTGGCGGTTTTGATGGCGGTGGTATCACGATGCCTTCCCGTATGAATGATATGCCAGACGACGCACCATTTTAA
- a CDS encoding DUF4290 domain-containing protein — MKLKNMDFDYNSTRPKLILAEYGRNVQNMVDYICTLPTQEERNRYAQVVIDMMGVLNPHLRDVSDFKHKLWDHLHIISDFKIDVESPYPVPDRDAIHKKPELLNYPQHNIRFKHYGHTVERMIEKALAMPTPEYRERMAISVANFMKMAYMTWNKDSVQDEHIIQDLFELSKGQLSLPADTVLTKLDFKTPPPGNRVKSAPSSSNNNNNSNHQKGGSSGHSHGHRDNNNNNRKFNAGGGGGKKNFVPKKGGFKR; from the coding sequence GTGAAACTTAAGAATATGGATTTCGATTACAATAGCACCCGCCCAAAGCTTATTTTGGCAGAATATGGGAGAAACGTACAAAATATGGTAGATTATATTTGTACGCTTCCTACCCAAGAAGAAAGAAACCGCTATGCGCAGGTTGTCATAGATATGATGGGCGTTTTAAACCCGCATCTACGCGATGTATCGGATTTCAAACACAAGTTATGGGATCATTTGCATATCATATCTGATTTTAAGATTGATGTGGAATCTCCTTATCCAGTGCCTGATCGTGATGCCATTCATAAAAAGCCGGAATTACTGAATTATCCGCAACACAATATTCGTTTTAAACATTACGGACACACGGTAGAGCGCATGATCGAGAAAGCCTTGGCGATGCCAACGCCTGAATATCGGGAACGCATGGCTATTTCGGTGGCCAACTTTATGAAAATGGCGTACATGACTTGGAATAAGGATTCGGTGCAAGATGAGCATATCATCCAGGATTTGTTTGAGCTTTCTAAAGGGCAGTTGAGTTTACCGGCAGATACGGTATTGACCAAGCTTGATTTCAAAACACCGCCTCCAGGCAATCGTGTTAAAAGTGCACCGTCATCGAGCAATAATAACAACAATAGCAACCACCAAAAAGGCGGAAGCTCAGGGCATAGCCATGGCCATCGGGACAATAACAACAATAACCGCAAATTTAATGCTGGCGGCGGCGGCGGAAAGAAAAATTTCGTACCTAAAAAAGGTGGCTTTAAGAGATAA
- a CDS encoding 2-hydroxyacid dehydrogenase, which yields MKVYISKKIPEPGIENLRKAGFEISINDKGSSLSKEELTAACQEVDFLMNIGQAKLDASFFKQCSHLKGIALASVGYDHVDLAAANAAGIPISNTPHVLDEATADVAFLLMLSVSRLAFFRANQVIRGEWKDFEFTKDLGTTLQGKTLGIFGLGRIGLALARKAQAAYSMKIIYHNRHRNTEAERLVDATYVNFDDLLTQSDVISVHSNLSPETEHRFNAETFKRMKKSAIFINTARGKIHHERDLTAALSAGEIWGAGLDVTDPEPMTADNPLLTMSNVCVLPHIGSATLETRTEMVLLASNNLIAVKNGLKMPQIVNKEVYA from the coding sequence ATGAAAGTATATATATCAAAAAAAATCCCAGAACCTGGGATCGAAAACTTAAGAAAAGCAGGATTTGAGATCAGCATAAACGATAAAGGCTCTAGCTTAAGCAAGGAAGAACTTACAGCGGCATGCCAAGAGGTAGACTTTTTAATGAATATTGGCCAAGCGAAGCTTGATGCTAGTTTTTTTAAACAGTGTAGTCATTTGAAAGGAATAGCTTTGGCGAGTGTAGGTTATGACCACGTGGATCTTGCAGCGGCCAATGCTGCGGGCATCCCGATTAGTAACACGCCACACGTGCTTGACGAGGCAACAGCCGATGTGGCCTTTTTACTCATGCTATCGGTGTCTCGCCTTGCCTTTTTCCGTGCAAACCAGGTGATTCGTGGTGAATGGAAAGATTTTGAATTCACAAAAGATCTCGGAACGACGCTGCAAGGGAAAACGCTAGGCATATTTGGACTTGGACGAATAGGATTGGCGCTGGCAAGAAAAGCTCAGGCAGCCTATAGCATGAAGATCATCTACCATAACAGGCATAGAAATACAGAAGCCGAACGCCTGGTGGATGCAACCTACGTCAACTTCGACGATTTGCTGACGCAAAGCGACGTTATCTCGGTACATAGCAACTTAAGTCCAGAAACGGAGCACCGATTTAATGCAGAAACGTTCAAGCGCATGAAAAAGTCGGCTATTTTTATCAATACGGCGCGTGGCAAAATACACCATGAGCGCGATTTAACAGCTGCCTTGTCTGCTGGTGAGATTTGGGGCGCCGGACTTGATGTCACCGATCCAGAACCGATGACAGCCGATAATCCGTTGTTAACAATGTCTAATGTATGCGTTTTGCCGCATATCGGCTCTGCAACGCTAGAAACCAGAACCGAAATGGTATTATTAGCATCAAACAATTTGATTGCTGTAAAAAATGGGCTTAAAATGCCGCAAATTGTCAATAAAGAGGTCTATGCATAA
- a CDS encoding ATP-dependent helicase, producing the protein MDYLAGLNPSQRSAVEQTEGPVMIVAGAGSGKTRVITYRVAHLVRKGVDPFNILVLTFTNKAAKEMRERIVSVVGQEAKNIWMGTFHSVFSRILRVEAELIGYPRNFTIYDSDDTKSLIRAIIKEMNLDDKLYNANHVYGRISSAKNNLISPQEYNKNEAIMAEDIANGRGQLGQIYMTYAQRCYRAGAMDFDDLLFKTNVLLNKHPEVLHKYQHQFRYLMVDEYQDTNFSQYLIVKRLAAVNENICVVGDDAQSIYAFRGANIQNILNFQKDYPDVQVFKLEQNYRSTKMIVNAANSVIEKNQNQLEKNVFSENEDGEKIKVTRAFSDNEEGKIVAEAISQERALKSLNYKSFAILYRTNAQSRAMEEALRKLNVPYKLYGGTSFYQRKEIKDLIAYFRLTFNPNDEEALKRVINYPRRGIGDTSLEKILVAADKQQYRLWDVVVNAHSFLDGRSASAVGNFGLMIQSFQAMAKTSSAFDTAMHIAQHSGILKDLYEDKSVEGLSRYENIQELLNGIKEFSEREDLEEKGLDVFMQDIALLTNDDKDKDPNADTVSLMTIHSSKGLEFPVVFIVGLEENLFPSQLSLNSRSELEEERRLFYVAVTRAEKKLHLSYATSRYRWGTLNNCEPSRFLDELNPACLELDFQPRSVATGMDGGFQGERIAWKQKEADSFSKPKPKVVKTTSILPKAHVPSAGFAPSDTATLQVGMEVEHERFGFGKVINLEGNKPDIKATIFFKELGQKQLLLKFAKLRIV; encoded by the coding sequence TTGGATTATTTAGCAGGATTAAACCCTTCGCAGCGTTCCGCCGTGGAACAAACGGAAGGTCCGGTGATGATTGTGGCTGGAGCAGGATCTGGAAAAACACGCGTTATCACTTATCGTGTAGCCCACTTGGTTCGCAAAGGCGTAGATCCCTTCAATATACTCGTACTTACGTTTACCAATAAGGCTGCAAAAGAGATGCGTGAGCGTATCGTAAGTGTTGTCGGACAGGAAGCAAAAAATATATGGATGGGCACTTTCCACTCCGTTTTTTCACGTATTTTACGTGTAGAAGCCGAGTTGATAGGTTACCCGCGTAACTTTACGATCTACGATTCTGACGATACCAAGAGCTTGATTCGTGCTATTATTAAAGAGATGAATCTTGATGATAAGCTGTATAATGCGAACCATGTGTATGGACGTATTTCTTCGGCCAAGAACAACTTGATTTCACCACAGGAATATAATAAGAACGAAGCGATCATGGCGGAAGATATCGCTAACGGTCGCGGACAGCTGGGTCAGATCTACATGACCTACGCGCAACGCTGTTACCGTGCCGGCGCGATGGATTTTGATGATCTTTTGTTCAAGACCAACGTTTTGCTCAATAAGCATCCGGAAGTGCTTCATAAATACCAACATCAATTTCGTTACCTCATGGTGGATGAGTATCAGGATACCAACTTTTCGCAGTATCTTATTGTGAAACGTCTGGCAGCCGTCAATGAAAATATATGTGTGGTGGGTGATGATGCGCAGAGTATCTATGCATTTCGAGGAGCGAATATCCAGAATATTCTGAATTTCCAAAAGGATTATCCAGATGTGCAGGTATTCAAATTGGAGCAAAATTACCGGTCGACCAAGATGATCGTCAACGCAGCCAACAGTGTTATTGAAAAAAATCAAAACCAGTTGGAGAAAAATGTGTTTTCTGAGAATGAGGATGGCGAAAAAATAAAGGTGACGCGTGCGTTCTCGGATAATGAAGAAGGAAAGATTGTCGCTGAGGCTATATCGCAAGAGCGCGCACTGAAAAGCTTGAATTATAAGAGTTTTGCTATCTTATATCGTACTAATGCACAATCTCGGGCCATGGAAGAGGCCCTACGCAAGCTCAATGTGCCTTACAAACTTTACGGAGGTACATCTTTTTACCAACGTAAAGAGATTAAGGATCTCATTGCGTATTTTCGACTGACGTTTAATCCGAATGATGAAGAGGCATTAAAAAGAGTCATCAACTATCCGCGACGCGGTATCGGTGATACATCATTGGAAAAAATATTGGTCGCGGCAGACAAACAGCAATATCGTTTGTGGGATGTCGTGGTCAACGCACATAGTTTTTTGGATGGTCGCAGCGCGAGTGCTGTTGGGAATTTCGGATTGATGATCCAGAGTTTTCAGGCGATGGCCAAAACTAGCTCGGCATTTGATACGGCTATGCATATTGCGCAGCATTCCGGGATTTTAAAAGATTTATACGAGGATAAATCGGTAGAAGGCCTGAGTCGATATGAAAATATTCAGGAACTTCTAAACGGGATCAAGGAATTTTCGGAGCGCGAAGATCTTGAGGAAAAAGGTTTGGACGTCTTTATGCAGGATATCGCATTGTTGACCAATGACGATAAGGATAAAGATCCCAACGCAGATACGGTATCGTTGATGACGATACACTCGTCCAAAGGACTGGAATTTCCGGTCGTTTTTATCGTCGGATTAGAAGAAAACCTGTTCCCCTCGCAGCTATCATTAAATTCGCGTTCAGAGCTGGAAGAAGAACGTCGGTTATTTTATGTCGCGGTAACTCGTGCGGAAAAGAAGTTGCACTTATCATATGCGACGTCCAGATACCGCTGGGGCACGTTAAACAACTGTGAGCCCAGTAGATTTTTGGATGAGCTAAATCCTGCTTGTCTGGAGCTGGATTTTCAGCCGCGAAGTGTTGCAACGGGTATGGATGGTGGTTTTCAGGGCGAGCGCATCGCATGGAAGCAAAAAGAAGCTGATTCGTTTTCTAAACCGAAACCAAAGGTTGTTAAAACGACGTCTATCTTGCCGAAAGCACACGTGCCTTCTGCGGGTTTTGCGCCATCAGACACGGCCACGCTGCAGGTAGGCATGGAGGTAGAGCATGAACGCTTCGGCTTTGGCAAAGTCATCAACCTCGAAGGAAACAAGCCGGATATAAAAGCAACTATTTTTTTCAAAGAGTTGGGACAGAAACAATTGTTGCTTAAATTTGCAAAACTGAGAATAGTTTAA
- the murA gene encoding UDP-N-acetylglucosamine 1-carboxyvinyltransferase encodes MNAFEIIGGKKLKGEIVPQGAKNEALQILSAVLLTAEKMTISNIPDIKDVNKLIDLLAALGVSVNRLNKDTYEFEAKDINIDYFQSEEFKHKGGGLRGSIMIVGPLLARFGKAAIPKPGGDKIGRRRLDTHFLGFEKLGAKFVYDAENNFFNVDATALQGAYILMDEASVTGTANVVMAAVLAKGTTTIYNAACEPYLQQLCKMLNRMGAKIAGIGSNLLTIEGVERLGGTEHRMLPDMIEIGSFIGLAAMTGSEITIKDVCFKELGIIPTIFAKLGIQFELRGDDIFIPAQDTYEIDTFIDGSILTVSDAPWPGFTPDLLSIVLVTAIQAKGNVLIHQKMFESRLFFVDKLIDMGAQIILCDPHRATVIGLNKQTKLRGIEMTSPDIRAGVSLLIAALSAQGKSVIYNIEQIERGYQDIEERLKALGADIRRVEAQPSH; translated from the coding sequence ATGAATGCATTTGAGATAATCGGAGGAAAAAAACTAAAAGGAGAAATCGTTCCACAAGGAGCCAAAAACGAAGCGTTGCAAATTCTTTCGGCCGTATTGCTGACTGCCGAGAAAATGACGATCAGTAACATCCCGGATATAAAGGATGTAAACAAACTGATCGACCTGCTTGCCGCTTTAGGTGTTTCGGTAAACAGGCTAAATAAAGATACATACGAGTTTGAGGCGAAAGATATCAATATTGATTATTTCCAGTCAGAAGAGTTCAAACACAAGGGTGGTGGCCTTCGTGGTTCCATCATGATTGTTGGCCCGTTGTTGGCCCGATTTGGTAAAGCGGCGATTCCGAAACCGGGAGGCGATAAAATAGGTCGTCGCCGTTTAGATACGCACTTTTTGGGTTTTGAAAAGCTTGGCGCCAAGTTTGTTTACGACGCAGAAAACAATTTTTTCAATGTGGATGCCACGGCACTTCAAGGCGCGTACATTTTGATGGATGAGGCTTCGGTGACCGGAACGGCAAACGTGGTGATGGCCGCTGTGTTGGCAAAAGGCACAACGACTATTTATAATGCGGCTTGCGAACCTTATTTGCAGCAGCTTTGTAAAATGTTGAACCGTATGGGGGCGAAAATTGCTGGAATCGGCTCTAACTTGCTAACCATCGAAGGCGTTGAGCGTTTGGGCGGTACGGAGCACCGTATGTTGCCCGATATGATTGAGATTGGTTCGTTCATCGGCTTAGCGGCTATGACAGGTTCGGAAATTACGATCAAAGATGTTTGCTTTAAGGAGTTGGGTATTATTCCGACTATTTTTGCCAAACTCGGAATACAGTTTGAGCTGCGTGGTGATGATATTTTCATTCCTGCACAAGATACCTACGAAATCGATACGTTTATCGATGGTTCGATCTTGACTGTTTCTGATGCCCCTTGGCCAGGTTTTACGCCTGATTTGTTAAGTATTGTTTTGGTAACGGCCATTCAGGCTAAAGGTAATGTGCTTATCCATCAGAAAATGTTTGAAAGCCGACTTTTCTTTGTAGACAAGTTAATTGATATGGGCGCGCAAATTATCCTGTGCGACCCGCATCGTGCAACGGTGATCGGACTAAATAAGCAAACCAAACTCCGTGGTATCGAGATGACGTCGCCGGATATTCGGGCAGGCGTATCCCTGCTGATCGCAGCTCTATCGGCGCAGGGTAAATCAGTGATCTACAATATCGAACAAATCGAACGTGGATATCAAGATATCGAAGAGCGTTTGAAGGCTTTAGGTGCTGATATTCGTCGCGTTGAGGCACAGCCTTCACACTAA
- the ubiE gene encoding bifunctional demethylmenaquinone methyltransferase/2-methoxy-6-polyprenyl-1,4-benzoquinol methylase UbiE has protein sequence MANDTSTIKPYKTKDGGKKEQVADMFNNISKTYDVLNRMMTMGIDTIWRKKAIRSLLPIKPQLILDVATGTGDFAIESLRLLKPKKIIGVDISSGMLEVAQEKILKKGIADRFEVQLGDSEKLQFDDETFDAVTVAFGVRNFENLPQGLADIHRVLKPGGKAVILELSNPTAFPVKQLYHFYFHKFTPAMGKLISKDASAYSYLPESVANFPDGERFAAITKQVGFKETKVRPQTFGFCTIYECTK, from the coding sequence ATGGCAAACGATACATCCACGATCAAACCTTATAAAACGAAGGACGGCGGAAAGAAAGAGCAAGTAGCGGATATGTTCAACAACATTTCGAAAACCTACGATGTACTGAACAGAATGATGACCATGGGCATCGACACGATTTGGAGAAAGAAAGCCATCCGCTCGCTGTTGCCGATCAAGCCGCAGCTTATTTTGGATGTTGCAACCGGCACGGGCGATTTTGCCATCGAATCACTACGGCTATTAAAACCGAAAAAAATCATTGGCGTGGATATCTCCTCAGGCATGTTGGAGGTCGCACAAGAGAAGATCTTGAAAAAAGGAATTGCAGACCGCTTTGAAGTGCAGCTAGGCGATTCAGAAAAGCTGCAATTTGACGATGAAACTTTTGATGCCGTTACCGTAGCCTTCGGCGTGCGCAATTTCGAGAATTTGCCGCAAGGGCTTGCGGACATACACCGGGTGCTAAAACCTGGAGGAAAAGCCGTCATTCTGGAATTATCCAATCCGACAGCATTTCCTGTAAAACAACTTTATCACTTCTATTTCCACAAGTTCACGCCCGCAATGGGCAAGCTTATATCGAAAGATGCAAGTGCTTACAGCTACCTGCCTGAGTCAGTTGCAAATTTCCCTGATGGCGAGCGTTTTGCGGCGATAACCAAGCAAGTAGGCTTCAAAGAAACGAAAGTTCGACCGCAGACATTCGGTTTCTGCACGATTTATGAATGCACCAAATGA